CGCCGATTGTGTATAGCGCAGCAGCGGCTCGGCCTTGAAGGTCAGGGCGATGCCCAGGCCCAGCAGCACGATGATCGGCAGGCATTCGAACGGTCGCAGCAACGGCGACGGGCGTTCCTGGGGCGTCCAGAACCGTTGGATGCCCAGCCGCGAGAACGCGATCAACGAGGCCAGCCCCGACAGGATCAGCAGCGCCAACAGGCCCCACGCCTGGTTCGATACCTGCCCCCCGACGCTGGCTTCGAGCCCCTGAGGATTGAGCAAGGCGCTCAGCAAACTCAGCTTGCCGATGAACCCCGACAACGGCGGCATGCCGATAATCAACAGCGCACAGAAGATAAAGCTCAAGCCAAGGAAGGCCATGGTCCAGGGAATCACTTGCCCAACCACGGCTTTCTGCTCGTCATCGAGGTTGATGCCCTTGGGCGGTTGCAAGGATTCCAGCGGTCGCGGCAAGGTGTCGAAGTCGTCGTCCAGGGCCATGTCATTGGCCGAGCGCGAACGTTCGATCAGCTCCGCCAGCAAGAACAGCGCGCAGAGTGCCAGGGTCGAACTCACCAGGTAAAACAGCGCCGCGCCCACCAGGTTGGGTTGGGCGAAGCCGATGGCTGACAACAGGATCCCGGCCGACACCAGGATGCTCAGGCTCGCCATGCGCTCCAGGCGTTGGGCCGCCAGAATGGCGATGGCGGCGCAGACGATGGTCGCCATGCCGCCATAGACCAGCCAGTCGGCGCCGAAATACGCCGAGGCGCCGGCCTGGCCGGAGAACAGCAACGTCCACAGGCGCAGGATCGTGTAGACGCCAACCTTGGTCATGATCGCAAACAGCGCCGCCACTGGTGCGCTGGCGGCGCTATAGGCCGGCACCAGCCAGAAGTTCAGCGGCCACATGCCAGCCTTGGCCAGGAACGCCACTGCGAGGATGCCTGCCCCTGCGTGCAGCAAGCCGCGGTCGGCCTCTGGTACCAGCGGGATTTTCAGGGCCAGGTCGGCCATGTTCAACGTGCCGGTAACGCCATAGATCAGCGCTGCGCCGATCAGGAACAACGACGAAGCCAGCAGATTGATGGAGATGTAGTGCAAACCCGACGACACCCGCGCCCGGCCCGAACCGTGCAGCAGCAAGCCGTAGGAGGCCGCCAGCAGCACCTCGAAGAACACGAACAGGTTGAACAGGTCCGCCGTCAGGAAGGCGCCGTAGAGGCCCATCAACTGGATCTGGAACAGCGCGTGGAAACTCGCCCCGGCGCGG
The sequence above is drawn from the Pseudomonas sp. St316 genome and encodes:
- a CDS encoding monovalent cation/H+ antiporter subunit D gives rise to the protein MMLTPHLIAAPILLPLLTAALMLMLGEKHRPLKARINLLSSLLGLGIAVLLLYWTQDQALPASIGVYLPGNWQAPFGIVLVVDRLSALMLVLTGIIGVSALLFAMARWDRAGASFHALFQIQLMGLYGAFLTADLFNLFVFFEVLLAASYGLLLHGSGRARVSSGLHYISINLLASSLFLIGAALIYGVTGTLNMADLALKIPLVPEADRGLLHAGAGILAVAFLAKAGMWPLNFWLVPAYSAASAPVAALFAIMTKVGVYTILRLWTLLFSGQAGASAYFGADWLVYGGMATIVCAAIAILAAQRLERMASLSILVSAGILLSAIGFAQPNLVGAALFYLVSSTLALCALFLLAELIERSRSANDMALDDDFDTLPRPLESLQPPKGINLDDEQKAVVGQVIPWTMAFLGLSFIFCALLIIGMPPLSGFIGKLSLLSALLNPQGLEASVGGQVSNQAWGLLALLILSGLASLIAFSRLGIQRFWTPQERPSPLLRPFECLPIIVLLGLGIALTFKAEPLLRYTQSAADALNNPEHYVMSVLATRAVPSPETRAALREVQP